In a genomic window of Temperatibacter marinus:
- a CDS encoding alpha/beta hydrolase family protein, with amino-acid sequence MINFKIFAFLIFIASLSIPTLAKELPLASFAKLPTVSNLKLAPDGKNFAYISVIKGRKSLVVRNIETGQFNIVPPIDKSDIAIFWWGNNSRLLIGYEMTTKVRGSSVMRQETRLLAIDHDMKNPKWIVRPADEKGEGSWIANRKKYPPAQFQTDIIDLLPKDPNFILLALDGDFDAQDEVRKININTGAYTIVNDGVRGIQYWATNSDHEVSYGYGYDRLKGKYISKLRLPNGNWIDLSKQTYLERFDFIVFDEDPSYAYMSGHVKNDTTGLYKINIATGQITETLFEHNSVDADSLLMHPYTRKPVGYAYTTDFNQYVYFDKEFNRIQKIAQKALKMDNIRIVDKVQGQQIYILFASNDRQPGVYYYYNRPAKHLSMISPIRPDIKPEEMASVKEVMIPVSDGSSIPAFLTLPRGKTENLKTIVFPHGGPQSRDTAHWEFTAQFLANRGYAVLQPNFRGSSGYGYRYQRMGNNQWGGLMQQDVTDATKWLIDNKIAQKDKICIAGYSYGGYAALMGIIQNSALYQCAASINGVTDIPKMKLNDKKFIGGSSWIKTMGLEGANDKTVSPYHLYKKIQVPVLLISSKDDARINYQWTRQLSKKLRKKSTFVLIEDGGHHMDTVNARMTVLTELEKFFKKHLK; translated from the coding sequence ATGATAAATTTTAAAATATTTGCATTTCTTATTTTTATAGCCTCTCTCTCTATTCCAACTTTAGCAAAAGAACTACCTCTCGCCAGCTTTGCAAAACTTCCAACAGTTTCTAACCTTAAGCTAGCCCCTGACGGTAAAAATTTTGCTTATATTTCTGTAATTAAAGGCCGCAAATCTCTCGTCGTTCGAAATATTGAAACAGGCCAATTTAATATTGTTCCTCCCATTGATAAATCGGATATCGCCATTTTTTGGTGGGGTAACAATTCTCGGCTTCTAATCGGCTATGAAATGACAACCAAAGTAAGAGGCAGCAGTGTCATGCGACAAGAAACACGCCTTCTTGCTATCGATCATGATATGAAGAACCCTAAATGGATTGTTCGCCCAGCTGATGAAAAGGGCGAAGGGAGCTGGATCGCGAATAGGAAGAAATATCCGCCTGCTCAATTTCAAACAGATATTATTGATCTCTTACCGAAAGATCCGAATTTTATTTTGCTCGCCCTTGATGGTGATTTTGATGCTCAAGATGAGGTGCGTAAAATTAACATCAATACGGGTGCCTATACCATCGTAAATGATGGCGTAAGGGGCATTCAATATTGGGCCACTAATTCAGACCACGAGGTCTCTTATGGATATGGATATGATCGCCTCAAGGGAAAATATATTTCTAAGCTTCGTCTTCCCAATGGAAATTGGATTGACCTTAGCAAACAAACCTATTTGGAGCGTTTTGACTTTATTGTTTTCGATGAGGACCCAAGCTACGCTTATATGTCAGGGCATGTAAAAAATGATACAACCGGCCTCTATAAAATTAACATCGCTACCGGCCAAATTACAGAAACACTTTTTGAACATAACTCAGTTGATGCCGACAGCCTCCTTATGCATCCCTATACGAGAAAACCTGTAGGCTATGCCTACACCACAGATTTCAATCAATATGTATATTTTGATAAAGAGTTCAATCGCATTCAAAAAATTGCTCAAAAAGCCTTAAAAATGGACAACATACGCATTGTTGATAAAGTTCAAGGCCAACAGATATATATTTTATTCGCCTCAAATGATCGTCAACCAGGGGTCTATTATTACTATAATCGCCCTGCAAAGCACCTGAGTATGATCAGCCCCATTCGGCCCGACATCAAACCTGAAGAGATGGCATCTGTGAAAGAAGTGATGATCCCTGTCTCGGACGGATCTTCCATCCCAGCTTTCCTCACCTTACCGAGAGGGAAAACTGAAAATCTCAAAACAATTGTCTTTCCCCATGGGGGCCCTCAATCAAGGGACACAGCGCACTGGGAATTTACTGCTCAGTTTTTGGCCAATCGAGGTTATGCTGTGCTTCAACCAAATTTCAGAGGGTCCAGTGGATATGGCTATCGCTATCAAAGGATGGGGAACAATCAGTGGGGCGGCTTAATGCAGCAAGATGTCACCGATGCGACCAAGTGGCTTATTGACAATAAAATTGCTCAAAAAGATAAAATATGCATCGCAGGATATTCTTATGGGGGTTATGCAGCCCTAATGGGAATCATTCAAAACTCAGCCCTCTATCAATGTGCCGCCTCGATTAACGGGGTGACGGACATTCCCAAGATGAAATTAAACGATAAAAAATTTATTGGCGGTAGTTCATGGATTAAAACAATGGGACTGGAAGGGGCCAATGACAAAACTGTTTCGCCCTATCATTTATATAAGAAGATTCAAGTCCCAGTTCTTCTCATTTCATCGAAAGATGACGCACGTATAAATTATCAGTGGACAAGACAGCTGAGTAAGAAGCTTAGGAAAAAATCTACCTTTGTGCTTATAGAAGACGGCGGTCATCATATGGATACAGTGAATGCAAGAATGACAGTTCTAACTGAGCTGGAAAAATTCTTTAAGAAGCATCTGAAATAA